The Fluviicola sp. genome contains a region encoding:
- a CDS encoding RHS repeat-associated core domain-containing protein: MKHLILAIVLVVQFGQMAFGAVEKFVARVDGSSGTLTASYSTPALTLYDDKYYTMATTLPSSWNFYNANVTNTIRFGINPDVIHTTSYPNASITLQLNLWKWNAVGGGFSVTTENRTLSLSNPSAGPTDILDEISSCTLKGAYKIEVFITSYSGLPSFNSIFLSAETEVERYYTLNNNAVTGLNHSVYPGNTELIQFAWDQKWGAEYYELEWSHISNASADVNTPVAMNLLSYNYYLNATRVVVKGNSYSIPKVFDGGYIVYRVRPIGFTGSQFNIRKEGTWTNANESGVLTTHNSNIIPIIGEFQSGMNWVHQVTYDDDGSRFESVSYADGLGKVHQSIAINPETNQSIVSNIYYDQVGRAVVADLPTPTGGIDLTHKDNFNRTEADNTIPYSWQYFDNENADVCNPDGIGFATNQGAGQYYSTANNTQTGANQRVPDAEKFPFTRQVYTDDFTGRLKLVSGAGGTLKTGSGHESQFFYPDVNQYELDKLFGAEVGKATHYNKMVTIDANGQIYIQITDMAGRVVASYMAGENPDPLDMIEGNGEVTQTIPLLPQSEQSLTDIIPSATFTSLQFITADADFDFYYGFTPAEFHNSCMADNICLDCVYNLDFRILDDCGAVVYQKSQPINGDELTNLCNDEDPYSFTQTVPLVVGEYQIIKKLSVNQDAIYRNWCYYIDNNSCLDPLSSYFNQEYVLQTFPECTPELATESGNECEDYRQMMLRDMSLGGQYARFNLSGGVYSAIPGSHSIFTNNGLGTGYGYQNPSPPYLDANGNPALVNGVPPQSLTMAQFIQNFQPSWANSLLYLHPEYCYYHISCEGTSTLSDSYDYDNELQATYTYSEACAAGYFHPLTSNTVPVQLPMSLCNGTSGIDPFFASTGVGASYASAMNSEMNNYQSSGFSMWHMAIYYAYCQGSGDIATCIANFRNEKSDCFNDLIWVTFRDLYLEAKQGYVYQAIHAGCPSVPSIGVDAGWENYTSIFGNMETLPDMDGDGNPEDGTGLTQAEGQDYLDDQVAQSCHDACVAYADQWLALLGDCDLAGVNVSSLHASLVDLCASGCSSTHPMGASTSSSGQTIQSVLSSYGIPMTSTCTGLLISEPAPFASTETMTLAASSPLDPCACDVIMTAEYDIAHGINNPSHFNLEQLIASRTGVSLEDAHYLLCACKAVYKDPYVPNAVNWPTGSTPALAAYGYSIPATIACKPDNCTDCNEVGNLINDLHDQFSSESGFENSANYSIILTNYLNLELGFQLSYADYYEFLQKCSATSENPYCYATPQAKEWVSVMKLITFRGTLISPTAVNLLTDNIVYATGSLKNYLLGNNYWTSLNGNSLTTRWGDEAIGSCAITLTLPDNAPFGFEDIVSFESIAPLSEGCGNPKDFKVTVQYLSCGLMQTAELIGTSNCFQMIDCICSPEGLTLCDEPFDNSTLCYQPRLDEIYQNAWNSYQAAVQALYESYLKDYNAACASVFSTEELRYTGPSNNYHYTLFYYDQAGNLVKTIAPKGIPALFDQTNVDAARNSVISSTNFTMVSTYGSLSPFPANTYETTYKYNSYDQLVSTMNPDHDGATNFWYDRLGRLVASQNAAQAADKKYSYVLYDIYGRPVESGQADRDYIDHYDQNGTPYYGLRALLDENTLKKDDLDAAFKAYIYSCARTEVTYTVYDKQVIPGVPGKFATGTQQNLRLRVASVVYFETVTATTMPTSGYVSAVHYSYDIHGNVIESLQDVPAMIDVQQDIKSTQYQFELLSGNVKKVEYQQGKRDNMTHQYFYDKLNRLAEVFTSTNYGVDMNRDAHYRYFDYGPLARVEIGQHKVQGNDYSYTINGWMKSMNGTTIDINRDAGKDGKMGYLPVNQQVNALFAQDVTAYTLGYFTNDYSSIMPTSFLAAIGTSNPFASASKNLYNGNIAHTTTAITGFENQASVYTYDQLQRLKNTAVYRSTVNLKASNNWNDAYYTPEYASSYTYDKNGNLTTLVRKGTTALGLGMDNLTYDYNTGRNQLKKVADSEGTTPLYTDDINDLAGSVHYTYDQIGQLTYNAESNQTYTWRKGDKKLAIQKSATKQLEFVYNPFGQRIYKVQKKVVSGVVQAQTATEPWIYTYYAYDANGQVMATYNVTMNTSNSVKTAEVNEQMIYGTGRIGLINRDQLIYTNQDGETLDEPAGFYKNKLGRKNYELTNYLGNVHAVITDRKVTHANATAYVFNSNTVDGWTAGSNAGTPVANYGTLNVTTTAGSNNFVQRSFTTVSGTTYQLFIRANKGTAANLKVSAGTVVANYTLVSGQMNILTFTANAATTNIVIQPTTTVASTFNVDEVVLSSASLYEAVTIMKSDYYPFGMQMPGRFTNSDKYRFGYNGMEKDDEMKGIPGSSYTTEFRQYDPRLGRWLSPDPLAEQAPGWSPYRAFFDNPILFNDPSGLYETKREARQARRGARDAGYEVGNIKGKEGNYYFKASKTYGRDKLSTTMYSSKFEIKSGKYKGGIEFYDVADSRGAIPAANAHMGERFKVGMYTIVPYYINNKLDHYVAHTMVNDPSNPSQEVARYDYIIGRDKLDHFEKEVNTYEFVSVTSFGYGAKLHLEQWQIDYANGDRVSALFSYVGDQWSNPIAIINAVMVAFPSKLPINSKVSFNRGGYKYTVRSHAADVNAPIGTNSASGPIYRVSRQALRRVNGQGTGTQYLDINGVWHHESTLKATFRDGSPNPNYNAGAANDTHIPNQNIYRWP, from the coding sequence ATGAAGCACTTAATATTAGCTATAGTTTTAGTAGTCCAGTTCGGACAAATGGCCTTTGGAGCAGTTGAAAAATTTGTGGCGAGGGTTGATGGCAGTTCAGGGACTTTAACGGCCTCCTATTCAACACCTGCGCTGACATTGTATGACGATAAGTATTATACTATGGCAACGACATTGCCGTCTTCCTGGAACTTTTACAATGCAAACGTCACGAATACCATCCGCTTCGGGATCAACCCGGATGTGATCCATACCACCTCTTACCCCAACGCAAGCATTACCTTGCAATTAAATTTGTGGAAATGGAATGCAGTCGGAGGCGGTTTCAGTGTGACCACTGAAAACAGAACGTTATCGCTTTCAAACCCATCTGCAGGTCCTACGGACATCCTGGACGAAATTTCCTCCTGTACTCTAAAAGGGGCTTACAAAATAGAGGTTTTCATTACGAGTTATTCGGGATTACCATCATTTAATTCGATTTTTCTCTCTGCGGAAACGGAAGTTGAACGCTATTATACCCTGAATAACAATGCTGTAACAGGTTTAAATCACAGTGTCTATCCAGGTAATACGGAATTGATTCAGTTTGCCTGGGATCAAAAGTGGGGAGCTGAATACTACGAATTGGAATGGTCACACATTTCCAATGCTTCAGCTGATGTGAATACTCCTGTTGCCATGAACCTTCTTAGTTATAATTATTATTTGAATGCTACCCGAGTGGTTGTTAAAGGAAATTCCTACTCAATTCCTAAGGTATTTGATGGTGGTTATATTGTTTACCGTGTCCGCCCTATCGGATTTACGGGATCCCAGTTTAATATCCGAAAGGAGGGAACCTGGACAAATGCGAATGAATCCGGAGTATTGACCACCCATAATTCGAACATTATTCCTATAATCGGTGAATTCCAGTCCGGTATGAACTGGGTGCATCAAGTGACTTATGATGATGACGGAAGCCGATTTGAATCGGTGAGTTATGCAGATGGTTTGGGGAAGGTCCACCAGAGCATTGCGATCAATCCGGAGACCAACCAATCTATTGTTTCGAACATTTATTACGACCAGGTGGGAAGAGCTGTAGTAGCAGACTTACCAACACCTACGGGAGGAATTGATTTAACACATAAAGACAATTTCAACCGAACGGAAGCAGATAATACCATTCCTTACAGCTGGCAGTATTTCGACAATGAAAATGCGGATGTTTGTAACCCGGATGGAATCGGGTTTGCGACCAACCAAGGGGCAGGCCAATACTATTCAACGGCAAATAATACCCAAACAGGAGCAAATCAACGAGTTCCCGATGCTGAAAAATTCCCTTTTACACGGCAAGTTTATACCGATGATTTTACCGGACGTTTAAAATTAGTATCCGGAGCCGGTGGAACGCTTAAAACCGGTTCAGGGCATGAAAGCCAGTTTTTTTATCCGGATGTGAACCAATACGAGCTTGATAAGCTGTTTGGAGCGGAAGTTGGTAAAGCAACACATTACAACAAAATGGTAACCATTGATGCGAATGGCCAGATCTACATTCAAATTACAGATATGGCCGGACGTGTGGTTGCCAGTTATATGGCAGGAGAGAATCCGGATCCATTAGATATGATCGAAGGAAACGGGGAGGTTACACAAACCATTCCGCTTTTACCTCAAAGTGAGCAGTCTCTTACGGACATTATTCCTTCGGCAACATTTACTTCCCTCCAATTCATAACAGCCGATGCTGACTTTGATTTCTATTACGGATTTACACCTGCCGAATTTCACAATTCCTGCATGGCTGATAATATCTGCCTGGATTGTGTTTATAACCTGGATTTTCGAATTCTTGACGATTGTGGAGCTGTAGTCTACCAAAAAAGTCAACCAATCAATGGAGATGAGTTAACCAATTTGTGTAACGATGAGGATCCTTATTCATTTACACAAACAGTTCCTTTGGTAGTTGGAGAATATCAGATTATTAAAAAATTATCAGTCAATCAGGATGCTATATACAGAAATTGGTGTTATTACATTGATAATAATTCCTGCCTGGATCCTTTGAGTTCGTATTTCAACCAGGAATATGTACTGCAAACTTTCCCGGAATGTACTCCTGAATTAGCAACGGAGTCCGGAAATGAATGCGAGGATTATCGTCAAATGATGCTGCGCGATATGTCGCTTGGTGGCCAATATGCCCGATTTAACCTGAGTGGCGGAGTATACTCTGCTATTCCCGGAAGTCATAGTATTTTCACCAATAATGGACTGGGAACGGGTTATGGGTATCAAAATCCTTCTCCGCCCTATTTGGATGCAAACGGAAACCCGGCCCTGGTAAACGGGGTACCTCCTCAGAGTCTTACAATGGCACAATTTATCCAGAATTTCCAACCTAGCTGGGCAAATTCATTACTGTATTTACACCCGGAATATTGCTACTATCACATTAGCTGTGAAGGAACTTCTACCTTATCAGATAGTTATGATTACGATAACGAATTGCAGGCTACTTATACTTATTCGGAAGCATGTGCTGCCGGGTATTTTCATCCGCTTACTTCCAATACGGTTCCTGTTCAATTGCCCATGTCTCTTTGTAACGGAACTTCGGGCATTGATCCTTTCTTTGCTTCAACAGGTGTAGGAGCTTCCTATGCCAGTGCCATGAATAGTGAAATGAACAACTACCAGTCTTCGGGATTCAGCATGTGGCACATGGCGATTTACTATGCATACTGCCAGGGAAGCGGAGATATTGCCACGTGTATTGCCAATTTCAGAAATGAGAAGTCAGATTGTTTCAACGACCTGATTTGGGTTACTTTCAGGGACTTATATTTAGAAGCCAAACAAGGATATGTCTACCAGGCAATTCATGCCGGCTGTCCGTCGGTACCATCCATTGGTGTTGATGCAGGATGGGAGAATTACACCTCTATTTTTGGTAATATGGAAACATTGCCGGATATGGATGGCGATGGGAACCCGGAAGATGGAACAGGATTAACACAAGCAGAAGGGCAAGATTATTTGGATGATCAGGTTGCTCAGTCCTGTCATGATGCATGTGTAGCTTACGCAGATCAATGGCTGGCTTTATTGGGCGACTGCGATTTGGCAGGGGTTAACGTATCCAGTTTACATGCAAGTTTAGTAGATTTATGCGCAAGTGGCTGCAGCAGCACTCATCCCATGGGAGCAAGCACTTCTTCCAGCGGACAAACAATCCAATCTGTATTATCCAGTTATGGAATTCCAATGACAAGTACCTGTACCGGTCTTTTGATCTCAGAGCCCGCACCGTTTGCAAGCACGGAAACAATGACCCTTGCTGCTTCAAGCCCGTTGGACCCATGTGCCTGTGATGTGATCATGACTGCCGAGTACGATATTGCGCACGGTATCAATAATCCGAGTCATTTCAATTTGGAACAATTAATTGCCTCTCGCACAGGAGTTTCTCTGGAAGATGCGCACTATTTATTATGTGCTTGTAAAGCTGTTTATAAAGATCCGTATGTTCCGAATGCGGTTAACTGGCCTACAGGATCTACTCCTGCATTGGCAGCTTATGGATACAGCATTCCCGCAACTATAGCATGTAAACCGGACAACTGTACGGATTGCAATGAAGTTGGAAATCTAATTAACGATTTGCACGATCAGTTTTCATCTGAATCGGGCTTCGAAAATTCAGCTAATTATTCGATTATTTTAACCAACTATTTAAACCTCGAATTAGGGTTCCAGCTAAGTTATGCGGACTATTATGAATTTCTGCAGAAATGCAGTGCGACTTCGGAGAATCCTTATTGTTATGCTACCCCACAGGCAAAGGAATGGGTATCAGTCATGAAATTGATCACTTTCCGGGGAACATTAATAAGTCCTACAGCAGTTAATTTACTGACTGATAATATTGTGTATGCAACAGGCAGCCTGAAAAATTACTTGCTGGGAAATAATTATTGGACTTCTCTAAACGGGAATTCGCTAACAACACGCTGGGGAGATGAGGCAATTGGCAGTTGTGCCATTACTCTAACCTTGCCGGACAATGCACCATTCGGTTTTGAGGATATCGTCTCCTTTGAAAGTATTGCACCTCTTTCGGAGGGTTGTGGTAATCCGAAAGATTTTAAGGTTACTGTCCAATATCTCAGTTGCGGACTTATGCAAACTGCAGAATTGATAGGTACTAGTAACTGTTTCCAAATGATCGATTGTATTTGCAGCCCGGAAGGCCTGACCTTATGTGACGAGCCATTTGATAATAGTACCTTGTGCTATCAGCCTCGTTTGGATGAGATTTACCAGAATGCATGGAATAGCTATCAGGCAGCCGTACAAGCCTTATATGAATCCTATTTGAAAGATTACAATGCGGCATGTGCCTCTGTTTTCTCTACAGAAGAATTAAGATATACCGGGCCTTCGAACAACTACCACTACACCTTATTCTATTACGATCAGGCCGGGAACCTGGTTAAGACAATCGCGCCGAAAGGGATTCCTGCTCTTTTCGATCAAACAAATGTGGATGCTGCAAGAAATAGTGTGATCAGTTCAACGAATTTTACGATGGTATCGACCTACGGGTCTCTATCACCTTTCCCTGCCAATACGTACGAAACTACTTATAAATACAACTCATATGATCAGTTGGTAAGTACCATGAACCCGGACCATGATGGAGCAACCAACTTCTGGTACGACCGTCTGGGACGTTTGGTAGCTTCTCAAAATGCCGCTCAGGCAGCTGACAAAAAGTATAGTTATGTTTTATATGACATTTACGGGCGGCCTGTAGAATCCGGTCAGGCAGACCGGGATTACATTGACCACTACGATCAAAATGGAACTCCTTACTATGGCCTGAGGGCGCTTTTGGATGAGAATACCTTGAAAAAGGATGATTTGGATGCAGCCTTCAAAGCTTATATTTATTCCTGTGCCCGGACAGAAGTAACCTATACGGTCTACGACAAACAAGTCATTCCGGGAGTACCTGGCAAATTTGCAACCGGAACCCAGCAAAATTTGCGCTTGCGTGTTGCCTCAGTGGTTTACTTTGAGACAGTCACTGCGACCACCATGCCAACTAGCGGGTATGTTTCGGCCGTGCATTATTCTTACGATATTCACGGCAATGTCATTGAATCCCTCCAGGATGTACCAGCAATGATCGACGTCCAGCAGGATATCAAATCCACACAGTACCAGTTTGAATTACTGAGTGGAAATGTGAAGAAAGTAGAATACCAGCAAGGTAAACGGGATAATATGACCCACCAGTATTTCTACGATAAGCTGAATCGCCTCGCAGAAGTATTTACCAGTACGAACTACGGCGTAGATATGAACCGGGATGCCCACTACCGTTATTTTGATTACGGCCCGCTGGCACGTGTTGAGATCGGGCAGCACAAAGTGCAGGGGAACGATTACAGTTATACGATCAATGGCTGGATGAAATCCATGAACGGTACGACCATTGATATCAACCGGGATGCCGGCAAGGATGGTAAAATGGGTTATTTACCGGTGAACCAGCAAGTCAATGCGCTGTTTGCCCAGGATGTTACAGCCTATACGTTGGGGTATTTCACCAATGATTACTCCAGTATTATGCCAACAAGTTTCCTGGCGGCTATCGGAACTTCAAATCCGTTTGCAAGTGCCAGCAAGAATCTCTACAATGGAAATATCGCTCACACTACCACAGCCATTACGGGCTTTGAAAATCAGGCCAGTGTGTATACTTACGACCAGCTGCAGCGCCTGAAAAACACTGCTGTTTACCGGTCAACGGTCAATTTGAAGGCTTCTAATAATTGGAACGATGCATATTATACACCCGAATACGCCTCCTCCTATACGTACGACAAGAATGGTAATTTGACCACTTTGGTGCGAAAAGGAACCACAGCGCTTGGTCTCGGGATGGATAATTTAACCTATGATTACAACACCGGCAGGAACCAGCTTAAAAAAGTAGCTGATAGTGAAGGTACAACACCGCTATATACGGACGATATCAATGACCTGGCCGGCAGTGTCCATTACACCTACGATCAGATCGGCCAATTGACTTACAACGCTGAGTCCAACCAAACATATACCTGGCGCAAGGGCGATAAAAAATTAGCGATCCAAAAGTCGGCAACCAAACAATTGGAGTTCGTATATAACCCTTTTGGGCAGCGCATCTATAAGGTTCAAAAGAAAGTAGTGAGCGGAGTTGTTCAGGCACAAACCGCCACTGAACCGTGGATTTACACCTATTATGCCTATGACGCCAACGGGCAGGTCATGGCTACTTACAATGTGACAATGAATACCAGCAACAGCGTGAAGACCGCTGAAGTAAACGAGCAAATGATCTATGGAACCGGGCGCATCGGTTTGATCAACCGGGACCAGCTGATCTACACGAACCAGGACGGGGAAACACTTGATGAACCGGCTGGCTTCTACAAAAACAAACTGGGAAGGAAAAACTACGAGTTGACCAATTACCTGGGGAACGTGCATGCAGTGATCACCGATCGCAAAGTCACGCACGCCAATGCAACGGCGTATGTATTTAATTCCAATACGGTAGATGGCTGGACAGCCGGTTCCAATGCCGGTACACCGGTTGCAAACTACGGAACCCTGAACGTTACCACTACAGCGGGAAGCAACAATTTTGTTCAGCGAAGCTTTACTACTGTTTCCGGTACTACTTACCAGTTGTTTATCCGCGCCAATAAAGGGACTGCAGCCAATTTAAAAGTGAGCGCGGGAACTGTGGTCGCAAACTACACCCTGGTAAGCGGTCAGATGAATATATTGACATTCACTGCCAATGCTGCAACTACGAATATCGTCATCCAGCCAACAACTACCGTTGCAAGCACTTTCAACGTGGACGAAGTAGTTTTAAGCTCTGCGAGTTTGTATGAGGCTGTTACTATCATGAAATCGGATTATTACCCATTTGGTATGCAGATGCCGGGAAGGTTTACCAATAGCGATAAATACCGATTTGGATACAACGGTATGGAGAAAGATGATGAAATGAAGGGTATCCCGGGATCCAGCTATACGACTGAGTTCAGGCAGTATGACCCGCGATTGGGAAGATGGTTGTCACCTGATCCATTAGCCGAACAGGCTCCAGGTTGGTCTCCTTATCGTGCATTTTTTGACAATCCGATTTTATTTAATGATCCAAGTGGATTGTATGAAACTAAAAGAGAAGCCCGCCAAGCACGAAGAGGTGCTCGTGACGCTGGATATGAGGTTGGAAATATTAAAGGGAAGGAGGGGAATTATTATTTTAAAGCATCTAAAACATATGGCAGAGATAAACTTTCAACAACAATGTATAGTAGTAAATTTGAAATTAAATCTGGAAAATACAAAGGTGGCATAGAATTTTATGATGTTGCAGATTCGCGTGGTGCAATACCTGCTGCAAATGCTCACATGGGTGAACGATTTAAAGTTGGTATGTATACTATTGTTCCCTATTACATCAATAATAAATTAGATCACTATGTTGCACATACAATGGTCAATGACCCTTCAAATCCTTCACAAGAAGTGGCCCGATATGATTATATAATTGGAAGAGATAAGCTCGATCATTTTGAAAAGGAAGTCAATACTTATGAGTTTGTTTCGGTAACCTCATTCGGATATGGGGCTAAATTGCACTTAGAACAATGGCAAATAGATTATGCAAATGGAGACAGAGTAAGCGCTTTATTCAGCTATGTTGGAGATCAATGGAGTAATCCTATAGCTATAATAAATGCTGTAATGGTAGCATTCCCGTCTAAATTACCTATTAATAGTAAAGTCTCATTTAATCGTGGTGGCTATAAATATACTGTTCGCTCCCACGCAGCAGATGTTAATGCTCCAATAGGTACAAATTCAGCTAGTGGACCTATTTATAGAGTATCAAGGCAAGCTTTAAGAAGAGTAAATGGACAAGGTACCGGAACACAATATTTAGATATTAATGGAGTTTGGCATCATGAAAGCACTTTAAAAGCTACTTTTAGAGATGGAAGTCCTAATCCTAATTATAATGCTGGGGCTGCAAATGACACTCATATTCCAAATCAAAATATATATAGATGGCCATAA